The window agtacacacacagcactgctacatgcacatgacacacacctctcagctgtgtacacatctcctctgtaatcacagtacacacacagcactgctacatgcacatgacacacacctctcagctgtgtacacatcccctctgtaatcacagtacacacacagcactgctacatacacatgacacacacctctcagctgtgtacacatctcctctgtaatcacagtacacacacagcactgctacatgcacatgacacacacctctcagctgtgtacacatctcctctgtaatcacagtacacacacagcactgctacatgcacatgacacacacctctcagctgtgtacacatctcctctgtaatcacagtacacacacagcactgctacatgcacatgacacacacctctcagctgtgtacacatcccctctgtaatcacagtacacacacagcactgctacatacacatgacacacacctctcagctgtgtacacatctcctctgtaatcacagtacacacacagcactgctacatgcacatgacacacacctctcagctgtgtacacatctcctctgtaatcacagtacacacacagcactgctacatgcacatgacacacacctctcagctgtgtacacatcccctctgtaatcacagtacacacacagcactgctacatacacatgacacacacctctcagctgtgtacacatcccctctgtaatcacagtacacacagcactgctacatacacatgacatacacctcccagctgtgtacacatcccctgtgtaatcacagtacacacacagcactgctacatgcacatgacacacaccttACAGCTGTGCACACATCCCCtgtgtaatcacagtacacacacagcactgctacatgcacatgacacacaccttACAGCTGTGCACACATCCCCTGtttaatcacagtacacacacagcactactacatgcacatgacacacacctctcagctgtgtacacatctcctctgtaatcacagtacacacacagcactactacatgcacatgacacacacctctcagctgtgtacacatctcatctgtaatcacagtacacacacagcactgctacatacacatgacatacacctctcagctgtgtacacatctcctctgtaatcacagtacacacacagcactgctacatacacatgacatacacctctcagctgtgtacacatcccctctgtaatcacagtacacacacagtactgctacatacacatgacacacacctctcagctgtgcaCACATctcctctgtaatcacagtacacacacagcactgctacatacacatgacacacaccttaCAGCTGTGCACACATCCCCtgtgtaatcacagtacacacacagcaccgctacATGTCGTGTCACAAACACTCCCCTTTTCTAACTGTGTCTGACTCCTCCCACTGCACATGACTGATCACGTGATAGTGACATCATTAAGGTCCTTGAGCCCTTCGCGATAACGTCTAGTGGAGAGCGATCTGAGTGTATGGGAGCCGGGAAGGTCCAGGTGAGGGTTGTCGCGGTGTACATATGGCTGGGGGTGCTGCTTGCCTGGGGCATGTATACGATGTGAGCAGAGGACAATGGCCGCCTGTAGTTCCTGGGGAAAGAAGCTCTGATGGAGAGAGCAGATCTGTCCCCCATACATGGCCGCAGTCTTCCTCAATCACAAGAACATGGGCTCATTGCCCCCTGCTGactgctgccccattcatctctatggggcaTGTAGGACGGGGCCCCTAATCTTGTCCCTGTGACGCCctatttatttactatttatGTAATATTCAGCCCTTATAAAATAATGTGTCGGCAGAGCAATGCGAGGGCTTGGTCTTTGTAGGATGAGCTGTAGTGGTTTTCAGTAAAGTTGTCCAAAACCACATTCTGTAGAGTTTTTGGGTATTTGTCCAAATAATTACAGATCTAGCCAGGTTATCCTCTTTACATCTGCCATACAGCTATACTTTTCCTTATTTCCATATGCCACATGCGCATAGCATTTTAAAGGGTTATATCTCTTGAGTTGTGGCACcttgaaacacaattctggtgttgtattaaagattaaatttcctttaaaataaaatgattGGGTTTGTAGGTGAAACAGAACTGGttatatctccggttctgtttcACCTAGATGTGCATTCCTGATGACATTAAAGGGGTGAGAcatcagaattgtgtttctaggtgccacggttCAGGAGATGTTTAAAGTGcggccccctccagcctgtcagctaagggtgcgttcacaagtTTAgtgtttcagatgcagtttttgatgtccaaaccaggagttaaGTGAAAAAAACAGAGGAGGAGTTCTCTcaatgataagtcctcacccattctgatccactcctgcttttggcttcaaatactgaatgtgtgaatgtaccctgatggagaaggagctgcagaaGAGACTTTGCAAAGGTACTTGCACCCTCCACCCTCTCTAAATCTGGGAAAATAGTGATGGATTAATACtgttcatattaaaggggttgtccgagattaatgaaaaaaaaactaaaggtggtcggagggggctgcttaaaaaaaaataaagatctgctCACCTTCCgttgccctccggtgtcccgcactgctgttgctccggtccgggcgccatgtaaacaaacatggccgccggagtagCGCAGGACTCAGCTGCCGGCCAGAATCTGAGTCCTGCGCATCAGAGGGcagcggaaggtaagtagatctttttttttttaaagcagccctctccggccacctttagtttttttctttttcattactctcggacaacccctttaatatattttgttaaaggttttaatggtgggggaaaaaaatacagaaaaaagcaTATGTTTTCATGGTTTTAATTCTTTGTTTGCTAATTCTATAGGTAATGTTATTGATTCAATCATTTCCTCGAGTGAAAACCTCaaatgccataaaaaaaaaaaaaaaaaaattgttatgatatataAAGTAGTTCCTAGAGCATCGTCATTTAAGGAACAGCAAAACAGAACTACAAAAACTGATCTGGACATtcagtcacaaaggggttaaacagctaaTAAATGGGAATGCCAAGTGGCAGATATAAAAAATACAAGAACTCCAGGAAAAAATAGAATGGTATAGGAGTCACATGACTGACATGGTACAAATGGCACAGAATGAACATTGACCCAGTGGAAGGTAAAATATCCTGGGGCTAATGTAAGAGAATATCACCTGAAGTAGCTGTAGAGCCTCCACTTGATGTATCCATAGAGTCCATGTTACAGATGGTTCTGGAAGTGACAGATCCATGTTTTTGATCCATTAATGATCCAATAGATGTTTTGTAATCACATATATATTGTGTCTTTCAGATCTGCCACCATGCCTGACTCTGATGTCCTCCACTTCCGGTTTGAGCAGCAAGCAGATGTGGTCTTACAGAAGATGAATATTCTCAGAGAACAGAACCTGTtttgtgatgtgtccatatacaTCAACGATGCCGAGTTCCACGGGCACAAGGTTGTGTTTGCCGCTTGCTCCACGTTTATGAGGGATCAGTTTCTGCTGAACCACTCCAGGCAGGTGCGGATCACCATATTGCAGAACGCAGAAGTGGGACAAAAATTGCTCCTTTCCTGTTACACCGGTGTCTTGGAGGTAAGAAAAAAGGAGCTTCTAAAGTATCTCACAGCTGCGAGTTACCTGCAGATGGTTCACATTGTGGAGAGGTGCACGGAGGCCCTGTCACGTTACCTACAGAGCGAGACCTGTGACAATGACGCGTTGCAGCCAGGCAAAGCTCCTCCGTGCCCTACAGAAATAGACATTGGAAGGGGTCAGGATAAGGATTGCGAGATCATTGAACTGTCAGAAGACAGCCAGCTAAACCTGGACTATCAGGTCAAGAAGGAAGGACATAACCCGGCAGAGCTGCCCAGCTTAGAACCAGAAAAGAATGATCTGTCCTCTGTGGAAATGGACTACAAAGACAATGACATATGTGTCTTCAGGATGGGCTCCATGTCGGATAATGAGAACAATGTGGACAACGAGCAGTTCTCTCAACCCTGCACATCTTCTAAATCCAATATGTACTTCTCAGACACTCAGCACTCCATGATCAACTCCACCGTGGAGAACCGTATGAGTGACGTACCCCCCAGTCACTTCCAGGACTATCATGAAGGAGGAAATCCATCTTCTGGTATCATCCATAGTCTTCAGAGTCCTGTGGACGGAGTCTGTTCTTGGAGGCATCAGTGCCCAAAATGCCCACGTGGCTTTTTACATCTGGAGAATTATCTCCGGCACTTAAAGATGCACAAACTCTTCTTGTGCTTGCAGTGTGGAAAGACGTTCACCCAGAAGAAGAACCTGAACAGGCACATCCGTGGACACATGGGGATTAGGCCCTTTCAATGCTCTGTGTGTCTGAAAACGTTTACTGCTAAGACGACCCTGCAGGACCATCTTAATATCCACAGCGGGGACCGCCCCTACAAGTGTCATTGTTGTGACATGGATTTCAAGCACAAGTCGGCCCTAAAAAAACACCTCAGCTCAGTTCATGCTAAAACTGGAGATAAGCCGGGCCTGGACGCTATCACTAAGATCACTATAGATTATGATTGACCTCCAATGTGGATTGTATAAAAGGGGTTTTATAAATATCATCTCTTATTCACTGTTGGGGATTACAGGATATCTAGGAGACCCCCAACCAATCAGCTATTGATGGCCTGTTGGGGGTATAGGCTATCAATAATAATTCCTCAAATTAATTGCTTAATGCAGATATATTGAAGGTGCTAAAACTTTGCTTTtagtatgattttatttttttaaggatatTTGCACATGGTCAGGATTTCACATAAGTACCatatatgcttgagtataagcctagtttttcagcacaaaaaatgtgctgaaaacccaaactcggcttatactcgagtaaaaaaaatataggttttaccaggtttttgtggtaaaattaggggcctcggcttatacttgggtgggcttatactcgagtatatacagtaattgaaaACCAAAACCAGGAATGGTTCACATGTAATAGATGCAGATCTTTCCATTAGATCAATTCTCTGTGGATTTTCCACTTTTTTGGCTTAAAAATACTAATGAAAGATCCTGATCGTGCGCAGATACCCGATCAGTGTTTGTCAGCCGTAACCAGAAGTGGAACCTACCCATAGAAAAGGTACAATTGaatgattactgtatatactcaggtATAATCCAAGTTTTTCAGCTTCTAAAGGAGTATATAAAGACAATAAACTAAGTACTCGCCTTCTGGTGCTCAACTCCAGTGTCCTCCTCGCACCTCTCTCGCACCCTCTTCTTCTCCTTGCTGCTTCTCCCAGCAGAGTGGGCTGGTGACGTCATACTGTGTGCGCAGGCAGAGCCcatagacgtgcatctgcccTGGCTGCCAGGAACCCGAAGATCAGAAGAAGAGAGGTGTAGGGAGAAGAGGATGCCGTCAGTGAGCGCCAGAGGGTGAGATTATTTTTTGGGCTTGTCCGGATGcttctggatatttcattaatgggaAGAGGTGGGGTGGGGGGCTTCTACTTCATATTTCAATAATGGGGGGGTGCTTCtgctaaatattttattaattgggGTCTGCTGCTGCAGGATATTTGAATAATAGGGGTGGCTTCTGGACACTTCATTAATGGGGGCGCTGCAGCTAGAAATTTTATTAATtggactgctgctggacatttcaatgatggggtgggggggggggttgctgatGCTAGAAATTTGATTAAAATGTAGCGGCTTCATTTGCCACCCTAGTTTTAtacaccgttttttttttttataaaattgggTGCCTCGATTTATACACCACTACTTACGTTAGTTAAATTTCGGACCATTCCTAGTTgtggcttacaaatactgataaATCCTGACCTTGTGCAGATatccttctcttttttttttttttttttttttttttttaatacattgaagtctatgggagtgtGAAAATCTGCATTAAAGTGTTTGTTTTTCATGCTGAATTCTCTCAGCCTAAAGGGATGGGGAAACAAACGTGCTGAaaaacagcacaaaaaaatgcaacACTAAACCGCatgaaaatacacataaaaaccacacttttttgatgcagattttcatgaAGGTTATGTTCATACAGCAATATACACAaaatttctgtattttcatgtccAATCACTTATGTCACACTACTAGTTTTGATTTACAAACACTAATGCTAAAATACTGAGTGAACCTGCCGTAATAAGGTTTTGTGTGATAGCGGTAAAAGTCGGTGAAGGTGTGAGACCGAATCGATAAACTTATCTTTATACATAAGGTACATGCTGTTTGATTTCACAAATGTGGAATATTAAGCACATCTCCTCACCTGGACGCCATGTTTAttggcctcattagcataattttctttctttttatggtATTGTCAGCTTGTGCATATGTACAGATAAGTGTCTTGTATGGAGCCTACATATCTTATTTGTGTTTTTAGTAGGATTCAAGAATTTACAAAATCCTAGAATTTGATGGAAGAGTTAAGCATCAACcttcttccttttttttggttaagTTATTAAAAGTTATTCTCAGTTTTTAGGAATCTCTGTTTTCACCCGCTGACTAAGGCCTGTTACACACGTGTGCAGCCCCAGTATATGAGCCATATGATGGCCTGATCCCATGGGCTGCACACAGTCCCGGGATCGTGTGTAACTGGCCTAACACTGTACAAACTCTCTGGTAAAATTTTGTATGTATAATTATTAAACATCCATTTACCATAAGCCATGGAACAATGGAAAGCATATGTTGCCCACTTACATaacttaatatttttattatcacTTTGTTTTGACTGAATTTTGCTGCTGTTTTATATCCCACTGGATTGTTAAGTAGTCTTGAAGAATGTTTCCGAAAAATGTTATAAGAACTATATTCCCCCCACCTCCAAGATTCTGTTTTAGAGGGGGAACTACCACAGCCATTTGGTCCAATGGACTCTTTCAGTTTTAGAATCTGCAGTGAAATCTCTACTAAAAGTCATGACAGAAGGCAGTGCTACTTTGGCTGttttttttgtagtgtgtgtgtggggggggggggggtaggatatgaggtaatttaccaatatacacctaTTAATAGTCCTGCTCTGCTTTATTTacgtgtaaagtgaagccttctgtcatttacctcatcagccagagattcctgtccataacatggctgcagatggagggccatgtgatctttatctgtccatgagcaattgccctgccaggaccttgatcttatattcatgaatactatcataaggtccggACAGTGTGATTGATCTCTAGTTGTCCATTAAAAAtcaatctgcagccattttatggacaggaatctctggatgatgaggtaaaggacaggaggcttcactttacacatcaagaaagtggagcaggattattaatagatgtatattggtaaattacctaatatcctgccccccacacacttacacacacattacaaaagacatgaggtgaagtggccaatccctttaaaaataTCTGAGCACTCCTTGCTGACTCGTTTCTTCCCTACAGAGTTGGTCAACTGTAACTGTTTTTCAGGCCctgttcacatgttgtgtttcAGTTGCAATTTTAAATGCACTCaaacgcatatatatatatacgttgtGGAATGAaaaccatgggggagatttatcagaagtttctgaggtaaaactattctagttgccaatggaaaccaatcacagctcagctttctttttatacacagctgtgggaaaatgaaatctgagctctgattggttgttctgctctcagacacttgtgataaatctccccacatcTGTTTTAGATGTAAAAAATGTTAAACCCCTAGTGTTTATTCCGAAACGCATATGTGTTCTGGCCAAGCCCCAAACTGTAACATTTgagtgcaacgtgtgaacgcagcctcagactTTTCTGTATTTCAAATAGCTTACCTATGACATTGTTGCTTAGAGATCTACAATAAAGAAATACAGTAAAGTGAAGGGTCTTGGTCATGATGTAAGAGGGCAGTGGTGGCGCACACTGGAGGgtgtacaaaaaaaagaaaacgggTGCACCAGTGGACACAGCCATGAGAAATCtcattttctttaaaataacaAATTTCTGGGAaatgttgaaattttttttttttgttatggcaTTTAACTCCCTTTTAATGAGATAAATCTCACATTGATGCATAGTGATTGCATTTCTCTCCAGGGCTAATTGTATGTGTGTCCTATGTGTTTTGGGTTTTTATTTTCTGCACGTTTTGAATGAATAAATTTAGAAAATATTGTGTAATTGTCTGTAAATGATAAATATTTATGCGCTGCTCTTTATGGGATATTGTAAATTCTGTTTGTAATTCTGTATTCTGTTCTaagcataataataattttgtcatTTATTCTAGATCTTTGTGTCGTTGTGTCTTGTAGGTGCATGTAACAAGAAATCTGACAGTAATTGGGGTTTTGTGAATCAACACATTTAATTTAGAACATTGTAATTTAcatgcagtcccagggttacaagATCAttacaaatctaaagaaccttagttgaatatgtatgtaagttggaactggtataattttataattgtaactacagacaaaaTTGATTTTGCCcctgtgaccattggattttcaaaattttgtgctgtcatgggaacaaggattatcaaaaagGCTTCATAAGACacctcaccagaggtcacagggggcagttcgtctgtaactaggggttgagtgtccctaaaagacatctactgccaggatgaaggattgtaaaccaaacacactgacatactggtgtgtgtctcctctggcaggatctactctacTCTTAGCTTCTTCCGCtgttttatttaccaaaaaaaaggctccttgggctcatttgcataattgtgaatactttttctgtaaaaacaaggacctaagaagctaaaagaagaaaagttcctaccagagggggcacacacccgtatgtcagtgtactttgtttacaatccttcatcctggtggtagatttactttaagtacagtggtggccaaaagtattggcatccCTGCAACTCTGTCAGATAATAatcgttttcttccagaaaatgattgcaatcacaaattctttggtattaatatcttcatttattttgctttcaACGAAAAAACACAACagagaatgaaaaataaaagtcaaatcattgatatttttacacaaaaccccaaaaattggccggacaaaagtattggcaccctcagcctaatacctggtagcacaacctttagacaaaataactgcaaaCAACCGCTTctggtaaccatcaatgagtttcttacaatgctctgctggaattttggaccattcttctttggcaaactgctccaggtccctgagatgtgaaggcgccttctccaaactgACATTATGAGATCTGTCCACAgctgttctatgggattcagttGTGGACTCATTGCTGCCACTTcacaagtctccagtgctttctctcaaaccattttctagtgcattttgaagtgtgttttgggtcattgtcctgctggaagacccctggcctctgagggagacccagctttctcaaacaGGGCCCTACATTGTGTTGCAAAATTTGTTTGTAGTCTTCatacttcataatgccatgcacagtccagtgccagaggcagcaaaacAACCCAAAAGCATCAGGGAATCCCTGCCATGTTTTAGTGTAGGGactgtgttcttttctttgaaggcctcttcttttttcctgtaaactctatgttgatgcctgTTCCTAAAAatctctacttttgtctcatctgaccagagaacattctcccaaaacattttaggctttctcaggtaagttttggcaaattCTAGCccggcttttttatgtttctgtgtaagaagtggggtcttcctgggtatcccaCCATACAGTCACTTTTCATTCAGAAGCTGGCCGATAGTACGGGTTGACACTGCtgtaccctcggactgcagggcagcttgaacctgtttggatgttagtcaaggttctttatccaccatccacacaatcttgcattgaaatctctcggtaatttttcttttccgtccacatctagggaggtgccacattgCCAGGCGTtttacacttcttgatgacactgcacatggtagacacaggaacattcaggtctttggagatggacttgtagccttgagattgctcatgcttcctcaAAATGtagattctcaagtcctcagacagttctttggtcttctttcttttctccatgctcaatgtgggacacacaaggacacaggacagaggttgagttaACTTTAATGCATTTCAACGTATTGCCACCATCTgctaggtgccacaggtaagttccaaatgctgttaattacacaaattagagaagcgtcacatgatttttcaaactgTGCCAATACCTTTGTCCACCCCCTTTTAATGTTTGGTGtgtaattatatccaatttggctttttgacaattctttttgtggtttttctattgaagacaaattaaacgAAGATAATAATGCCAAAAAAATTTCTGGTTGCAATCATTTTTTCGGAAAAAACTAAGTATTATCtaacagaattgcaggggtgccaatacttttggccaccactgtagtaTGTGCTTAGTCAGTCTGGGCCTAGAGATTTCTCAGAGGGTAGTGAAACAATGGCTCATTGAGTTCCCATTTCTGTGAAAGGAGTATTAAGGGCTTTAAGATGAAAGGACTCTAGATTGCAAATGTACCTTGCATGTGCTGGGGTCAATACTTCTCACACACCAGTGAACTGAGACGTCGCTTTTATTTGTGATGAACCAAATTGAATGAATGACCCCTTGAATGACTTATGGGTGTTCCAGAGTGTAGTTGGGTTTGGCGAGGTTAGGAGCATGACATATTCTAGTAAATCTTTCATATCTATTCCTTGTGGTGTGACAACTAGTAAGCATTGCACTCATATGTATGTAGGGGGCTCAAGAAACGTCTCAGAGAGCGATTTGGGGCACCCTGCGACCATGTGATTGTTTGTATCGTGGAGCCAATGGAGTGGAGGAAAATTGGTCCATCCACACAACAATCAATGCTGGAGTACAAATTGCTCTTTTATTTTCTTGACAAACCAAAAGTGGTATTTTTTAATTGAAGACTTTTTGTTGGGTGGGTTTGTCGAGTTCCCCGTAGATTCTCACTACCATAGTTTATAAGACTTGTAGCGGTAGCTGTTATTAAGACCGTCCTACTGGTGCATTCATTTAAATGTAGAGCTGGATGAATCCTATAGTCCGAGTGCTACAAATAGTTTCTTGCTTGACAGCCTACAGTGAAACTAAACATTTTCCTCAATTAATGTTTAGTTGAGGATTTAGGCCCACATACCATCACCAGGGCAGTGACAGGTAAGAAGTGACGCGGGTGGAGAAGAGCCATGCTAACCTCCAAAATGGCATGTGCATAGTCATAATAACCCTTCAGCAGATGCCATACAGGACTTGTATTGATGTACTGGGTGTATGGGACATGTCAGCATGACCCCCACCCTATCCCCCATGACTCCTTACAGCATAGCTCCCAACTACCTCAGATTCTGCAGAACAACCACAGTTTTTCACTGCTGTCTCGCCATCCAGGACAATTAGGTGATTTTCCCTGCGTATACCACCTCCTGCTCCCAATCCCACTACACAATACAGTCTGCTTcagaagaagaggaagcaggactgctgcAGGTGAATAGGTAAGGTGGAAAGGTAAGtaacaaagctttttttttttttttttatacccagctattggaggaggacaggggggcacaatatgaggggaatggaGGACAGAGAGCACTTTATAAGGGATAGGGGGTCACGATATGAGGGGGGCGGAGGATAGAAAGCACAATATGAGGGTTGTGGAGGACAAAGACTACAATATGAGGGGTGCAGTAGGCGGAGACCAAAATATGAGGGAGGGGCAgaggatcattgcagtctgggactaaagcaaagcatccagagagcttcaccagaggtcagaggggtctgtctgtagctatgggttgtctgtaagtcaggtgtccttaagtagggggccgcctttattattatattatggtaaaaattttgggcgtgGCAAGGGCATTATTGGggatgtggcttagggggattgcCGCAAATGTTCCCttccacaaatgttgggaggtatggactaccacagatcacgaaaatgaggggttcGTGGGACTCCTTGCAGCTCCGTCAGAGCAGATGGCCGTACATGACCTTTCCACTCCATTAATCCCTATGGTGCTGACGAAGATCgcagagcacagcgcttggcAATTACCGTCAGTGCACCGGCCCTGCATTCAGATATATGGCCCCCCTCAGTGAGCCGACCCCCCTGAAAGACTTATAATGCCTTAACTTTTTGAACTCATTGCCCCTCTCCTCTTTGTGGCTCTTCTGCTGTGAGGGAAGACGGGATACAGCATGACAcatcaggacaatgacccaatcTATCAGGACAGGGGT is drawn from Engystomops pustulosus chromosome 9, aEngPut4.maternal, whole genome shotgun sequence and contains these coding sequences:
- the ZBTB6 gene encoding zinc finger and BTB domain-containing protein 6 isoform X1; this translates as MYPDGEGAAEETLQRSATMPDSDVLHFRFEQQADVVLQKMNILREQNLFCDVSIYINDAEFHGHKVVFAACSTFMRDQFLLNHSRQVRITILQNAEVGQKLLLSCYTGVLEVRKKELLKYLTAASYLQMVHIVERCTEALSRYLQSETCDNDALQPGKAPPCPTEIDIGRGQDKDCEIIELSEDSQLNLDYQVKKEGHNPAELPSLEPEKNDLSSVEMDYKDNDICVFRMGSMSDNENNVDNEQFSQPCTSSKSNMYFSDTQHSMINSTVENRMSDVPPSHFQDYHEGGNPSSGIIHSLQSPVDGVCSWRHQCPKCPRGFLHLENYLRHLKMHKLFLCLQCGKTFTQKKNLNRHIRGHMGIRPFQCSVCLKTFTAKTTLQDHLNIHSGDRPYKCHCCDMDFKHKSALKKHLSSVHAKTGDKPGLDAITKITIDYD
- the ZBTB6 gene encoding zinc finger and BTB domain-containing protein 6 isoform X2, whose protein sequence is MPDSDVLHFRFEQQADVVLQKMNILREQNLFCDVSIYINDAEFHGHKVVFAACSTFMRDQFLLNHSRQVRITILQNAEVGQKLLLSCYTGVLEVRKKELLKYLTAASYLQMVHIVERCTEALSRYLQSETCDNDALQPGKAPPCPTEIDIGRGQDKDCEIIELSEDSQLNLDYQVKKEGHNPAELPSLEPEKNDLSSVEMDYKDNDICVFRMGSMSDNENNVDNEQFSQPCTSSKSNMYFSDTQHSMINSTVENRMSDVPPSHFQDYHEGGNPSSGIIHSLQSPVDGVCSWRHQCPKCPRGFLHLENYLRHLKMHKLFLCLQCGKTFTQKKNLNRHIRGHMGIRPFQCSVCLKTFTAKTTLQDHLNIHSGDRPYKCHCCDMDFKHKSALKKHLSSVHAKTGDKPGLDAITKITIDYD